The genomic region CCGACCAACAACAATTAATTAGCAATTTTTGCCAAGGCTTAGATTATACGACCCCAATCATATGAGGCGGATGTTATCGCTTACACAGCTATATCCACCAGTACTCTTAAGTAACACAAAGCTTGACCGTTGGTGAAAGTTTCTGACTGAGATGGTACCTTGCATGCCAAGCAGCACGACCAAAAAATGATCTATCAACTGTGTCAACAAAATATTCCTCAGGGAGCAATTGAGTTGTACTGACAGTTAAAGACTGCAACGCAGGAGCATGTTCCACaatatgaagaagaaattgcagcTGGCCTCTTGCTCCTTTATATCCTGTAATATGCATATCTTTCAGATAACTGTATTCAAAGTGTGGATGTGGAAGGTGCTGCCTATCAGGTCCCTTGTTTGCAAACCACAAGTCCTTACAGCCACCAAACTGCATGTCAAAATGAATCCAAATGATCAGCTTCAAACCACAAGTCCACTACAACCCGCAAATTATATAGGGAAATTACATAGCGTAAGATGAAATATGGGATCCATGATCTAGATGAACAAATGCATCCATGGTTTTATAATTGGCATATCACTTACGCACCAGAGAAGGTGATGAAGAATTGATTTTATTCACATTATTTTTCCATATACATCTTTTTTACTCTATGTTCAGTTCAGCCCACATGTCCAACAGACACACTCCTTGGTTTCAGTTGTAAGCTTAGTATATGTTAGCACTAGGGCTGCGCACTCAGTTTATTTCGGTTGATACTTTGGTAAATTCTGTAATGATCAATAAAGTTCTTACCAGTTCAGGTATAGAAGCATACCTGCTGGTTGTGAATGCATATGTGCATGTATGTTGTGTTTTTTCTTCATAAGCTTGGCAATGAATGAAACAATGAGATAAAAAGGTCTCCATGCATTGCATGGTCCATTCTCTCTGTGttaactaagggcatctccagcgggccgacccaAACGGTCCTGGGCTGTCCATTTCGGTCCGCACGGACTGGCAGACAGCCCGCGgacgctccagcggggcgacgcaaacggaccgaCCCGTCCCCGCCAACGCATCCGTGCCCCAAATTTGTGAAACCGATGCGTCAGTGCGGACAGCAAGCGTGTCCTCCCGTGTCCGCCCGTGTGCATCTTGGGCCCGCATGGAAGCGACCCAACGGTCTTCCACCTCTGGCCATCAATGGACGTACTCTGGCCGTGCAGTTCGACGCCTGGGCTCCTACTCTAGCCGCGCCGTCCGACGCCTGCACTCCTACTCTGTTCGCGCCGCCCGACGCCTGCGCTCCTATTCTGGCCACGCCGCCTGCCGTCCATCAATGCCGGTGTTTCGTTCTATGCGCCGGCATCCAAAGCTCTGGCCCTTTATAAGCAGGCAAACGCCGGCCATTATCTTCCACCatcttccattgcccaccaccaccaccagcacagCATCACCGCAGCCATGGTCGGCGGTATAGGCTCGAGGGGAGGGCGCCTAGGACGGCCTCCGGGCTGTGGCCGTGGGCGTGGGAGAGGACGCAGCCGAGGCCGACGAGGAAGAGGTAGCAGGAGAGGCCAGAGTCAGCCACCAGCATCGCCTTCGCCGCCATCGTCACCCGATCCGGTCGCCATCGACCTCTCTGACTTGAGTTTGGCGTGACCATCCACCAGGGCACAGGCTGCGCCTGCCCCAAAGGTTCTCATCGATCGTCGACGGGCAAGAGCGCcaccatgtcctccttcgcgtgtcCGGCGGCGCGACAGGCCTGTGGCGAGGGGCAGATGTTCCTCTACAAAGGATAGAGGCGCTTCGCCCGCTCGCATGCCATCGATGTCGGGCACTTCGTCGTCTTCAAGTACGACGACTATGGCGAGTTCAGCGTCAACGTCTTCAACGAGACCATGTGCCGCCGCCACTACCACTCCGACGAGGACGGCTAAGCGACGCCAAGACGAAGATGATGTAGTTTCTACTATGTTTTTATTAAGTTTCTATTTGCTTCAAGCAAATCTGCCAATATGCATGGAACAATGGAGAAATGAAAATGCAAGATGATTTGGCCAGCTCCGCCCCGCTGGGCGCGGTGTCCGGGCTGGCCGGACCGCGCGACGCATCCTGTCCACTGGCTGACCCAAACGGACAAAAACGGACCGTTTGGGtcagcccgctggagatgccctaataccaCATGCCTAGCTCAGTGTGCAGTGCGTACCAAAAATTAGTAACACCTTGCTACTTCACTAGAAAAGACCAAGGTGAGATGTATAGAAGGGGCCTGGATGGCAGGATTATAAACAGCTCTAGTTTACTTCTGGTGTTGTATAATGCGTACGAAATGAAAATATTTTTCCTTGGTTAACAATTTGTTTTATCTGTATTATGTAAAAGACCAAGTTCCAAACACCAAGGATATTTCATAACCTACAGAAAAACCAGAAACTGAGCTCACCACCTTTTGTGCTTGGTTCAGTTTACTCTGTATCAGTTTTTCAGTTCGGTTGCCACATACAAAGCCTTAATTTAGCACTCCAGTTTATGGCACCGAATGGCTGCATGATGCATGCGATCATGAGTGGCAAATCTCCAGCAAATGTGGCATGTTATGATTCAGTGTTGTAGGTTCGTACTGGATATAGTAAGTATATGAATGCTTGCAAATTTTTTTGGTATTCGGGTCATTTGTAATTATGCTAAGTTAACACTAAACAGGCAGACCATAATTTAAAATAGAAGTTTAACTGGTGCGCATGATAATCTGAACAGAACAAAACAGGAGACATTGCACAACAGCGGAATTAGCTTCATacgaaaataaaataaatgcatatGGTGCAAACTTATGTAAGATATACACTAGCAAAGATGAATCTGGAACATACATGAACGTCCAACTTCTCAATGAAGGGAGCTGCCCTCAAGGAGGAGACTAAGTAGAGTATCTTGTCAACATCTTCCTTAAATATATGCGTCAAAAACTGAATATTCCTGAGCTGAGAAATTTTCTGTAGGTTACAAAAATCCCACCGCGTCTGAGGCAAGAGAAAATAATATCATTAACAAAAATAATAGATAAATTAATTTGTAACATAAATAGTTTCCAAGTGCAAACCTCTAGTTGCTGAAATAAGACATGCAGAGTCAGATTTTGAATGCTCGGGATCTCATTGATAAGTGCAGCAAAAGCATGCTGAAAAACTGCCCTGAAGAACAAAATGTTTGCATTTTCCATCTGCAAACTTTGAGTGAAGATAACAGGAACAAACTCACCTTTGTACACAAAGGTGGAGAGCCTTGCAGCATTGAACTCTACCTTGGTTATAGCACAGTTAACAACTCGCAAGTATAACAGATGGTTCAATGGGTGTTCTACCCTAAGCTCGTCATTCAAATGACATTTGACAATGCTCAACCACTCAAGACTGTCACAATTTGACAACATATTTTCAAGATCCTTTTTAGTGACATGCAGCAAGTTCAGATCAAGTTTTCTTAGGCTAGGAAAACCTCTGAACTGGAAAGGTAGTTTCAAAGATACAAAACTAAGCTGAATACACTGCAGACGGGATATACTTTGACAGTCCAAAAGTTGAAACGGAAATGTGTATCGATCAGCACGTCCCCCAGATCTGACAGGTGCTAAGTCAAAAGCTAGATTCTTCGCCTGTGACGAAACAGCAAAACTAACCCAATCATTGAGATGGTCAACCAGCGTTGTGTCAAATGCAAATTTCACTTCAAGATCTTCAACAAACATGCCATGATACTTTTGTAGAACTACA from Lolium rigidum isolate FL_2022 unplaced genomic scaffold, APGP_CSIRO_Lrig_0.1 contig_21975_1, whole genome shotgun sequence harbors:
- the LOC124680617 gene encoding F-box/FBD/LRR-repeat protein At1g13570-like isoform X2, with amino-acid sequence MGNYLMSESATLDHCHTKVVQQNRRPKVKLEDLPEDLLGIILSKLSPNDVIKTSVLSSKWRYMWATCRRLSFNGVAACEPNRSYPQRYVQNFIRNVNVVLQKYHGMFVEDLEVKFAFDTTLVDHLNDWVSFAVSSQAKNLAFDLAPVRSGGRADRYTFPFQLLDCQSISRLQCIQLSFVSLKLPFQFRGFPSLRKLDLNLLHVTKKDLENMLSNCDSLEWLSIVKCHLNDELRVEHPLNHLLYLRVVNCAITKVEFNAARLSTFVYKGEFVPVIFTQSLQMENANILFFRAVFQHAFAALINEIPSIQNLTLHVLFQQLETRWDFCNLQKISQLRNIQFLTHIFKEDVDKILYLVSSLRAAPFIEKLDVHPFGAINWSAKLRLCMWQPN
- the LOC124680617 gene encoding F-box/FBD/LRR-repeat protein At1g13570-like isoform X1 encodes the protein MGNYLMSESATLDHCHTKVVQQNRRPKVKLEDLPEDLLGIILSKLSPNDVIKTSVLSSKWRYMWATCRRLSFNGVAACEPNRSYPQRYVQNFIRNVNVVLQKYHGMFVEDLEVKFAFDTTLVDHLNDWVSFAVSSQAKNLAFDLAPVRSGGRADRYTFPFQLLDCQSISRLQCIQLSFVSLKLPFQFRGFPSLRKLDLNLLHVTKKDLENMLSNCDSLEWLSIVKCHLNDELRVEHPLNHLLYLRVVNCAITKVEFNAARLSTFVYKGEFVPVIFTQSLQMENANILFFRAVFQHAFAALINEIPSIQNLTLHVLFQQLETRWDFCNLQKISQLRNIQFLTHIFKEDVDKILYLVSSLRAAPFIEKLDVHFGGCKDLWFANKGPDRQHLPHPHFEYSYLKDMHITGYKGARGQLQFLLHIVEHAPALQSLTVSTTQLLPEEYFVDTVDRSFFGRAAWHARYHLSQKLSPTVKLCVT